One Blastopirellula marina genomic window carries:
- a CDS encoding SGNH/GDSL hydrolase family protein, translating to MHKLLLTATALVLFASSPALAEEKKGVWAIDPDPSLPNVLILGDSISIGYTLQVRKALEGKANVFRPHTADGSKPENCSGTTKGVESIDRWLGDRKWDVIHFNWGLHDLKHVTEPGGNKVSKNADDPVQANVEQYAANLEQIVKKLEATGATLIFATTTPVPEGTSGVLREPESPPKYNAAALKIMQAHNIDVDDLFAFCEPRLAELQRPKNVHFTDKGSQALADQVSAVIEKALTKKSSK from the coding sequence ATGCACAAGCTTCTGTTGACGGCCACCGCTCTGGTCTTGTTCGCCTCCTCCCCTGCTCTGGCCGAAGAAAAGAAAGGGGTTTGGGCGATTGATCCAGATCCTTCCCTCCCCAACGTGTTGATCCTTGGCGATTCCATTTCGATCGGCTACACGCTACAAGTTCGTAAGGCGTTGGAAGGCAAGGCGAACGTCTTTCGCCCCCACACGGCCGACGGCTCCAAGCCCGAGAATTGTTCTGGCACGACGAAAGGTGTCGAGTCCATCGATCGCTGGCTGGGCGATCGCAAATGGGACGTAATTCACTTCAACTGGGGACTGCACGACTTGAAACATGTCACCGAACCGGGTGGGAATAAAGTCTCGAAAAACGCCGACGATCCCGTTCAGGCAAATGTCGAACAATACGCTGCCAACTTAGAACAGATCGTCAAGAAGCTGGAAGCGACCGGGGCGACACTCATCTTCGCCACCACGACGCCCGTTCCCGAAGGAACCAGTGGCGTACTGCGCGAGCCAGAATCGCCGCCGAAGTACAATGCCGCCGCCCTAAAGATCATGCAGGCACACAACATCGATGTCGACGATTTGTTCGCGTTCTGCGAGCCGCGTCTGGCCGAACTGCAGCGGCCGAAGAATGTTCACTTTACCGACAAAGGTTCGCAAGCCCTTGCCGATCAGGTAAGCGCTGTGATCGAGAAGGCGCTTACCAAGAAGTCGTCGAAGTAG
- a CDS encoding carboxypeptidase-like regulatory domain-containing protein: MDFVIGFSRNQFVTLVAWLAACLPVVAAAEQPRVSLSGQVLDKQNQPVANITVRSMAYKDVDQTVTDAEGKFTVRVEENRLNHLGIVANDFSGNRMGLFTSRYDAPPSPDDPITISLEACTELPVEVFNAAGEPEVEVIVGGMIASHPVTTTVTNEEGRATLRWPESRIPNILYALKPQVGFDYRIVTSPRDKTHQADWLKSPPVSFQLAPAQTIQVRLVDYQDNPVVGGKLYPWLFNKPGEPDSFNLSFAPHLFMESTNSQGIATFRGIPNWKPYTFVFWPSSKDLTHTRIEFDTEKQAGEVLTVQVDRLIPATGQVRDEQGNPIAGVTVAAIGSGTSNVNNQRHQTKTDSDGKFELMLAPDHLYSFAIRSEKWAAPLLEGIITLPEKPIENLTIAVRPATHLSGRLTVGPEATPIADEQIRLRQEARNSSEFPSEIRPNPGNGLHFSSPYHYLHATTDQDGKYEFFVGPGKYFLIGPSPLEWQELEVFAQPEVHFDLHAPRKETGPFSGKVVTGDPPRPVPNVTVHGIYRASLSVGDLKLEADENGKFAGTRQLRRTVLFAESEDGQLAGMLEIGPEVDEVVIPLKPVGSAEGRLIDHVTRIPLANREIVWGRKVPVGDDNAPWRTAWGGKTTTNENGEFKITGLVLGETYVINMTLSESSWRGIHEVRRTTPKPANLGDLPDRVPRENR; this comes from the coding sequence ATGGATTTCGTCATCGGTTTTTCTCGAAACCAGTTTGTCACACTGGTCGCTTGGCTGGCGGCATGTTTGCCGGTTGTTGCCGCTGCAGAACAACCGCGCGTTTCGCTATCTGGCCAGGTGCTGGACAAGCAAAACCAACCGGTCGCCAACATCACCGTGCGAAGCATGGCCTATAAAGATGTCGATCAGACGGTGACCGATGCCGAGGGGAAATTCACAGTTCGCGTTGAGGAAAACCGCCTGAATCATTTGGGGATCGTGGCGAACGATTTTTCCGGGAATCGGATGGGGCTGTTCACTTCACGGTACGACGCCCCACCGTCACCCGACGACCCGATTACCATCTCACTCGAAGCGTGCACCGAGCTGCCGGTCGAAGTCTTCAACGCTGCCGGCGAACCGGAAGTGGAGGTGATCGTCGGGGGGATGATCGCGAGTCATCCGGTGACAACAACGGTTACCAATGAAGAAGGGCGTGCGACGCTACGTTGGCCGGAAAGCCGGATACCCAACATTCTATATGCCTTGAAACCACAAGTTGGATTCGATTATCGCATCGTCACCAGCCCCCGCGATAAAACGCATCAGGCCGATTGGCTGAAGAGCCCTCCGGTGTCGTTTCAATTAGCTCCTGCCCAGACGATTCAGGTTCGACTGGTCGACTATCAAGACAATCCAGTGGTTGGCGGTAAGTTGTATCCCTGGCTGTTCAACAAGCCGGGTGAACCCGATAGCTTCAACCTTTCGTTCGCCCCGCATCTCTTTATGGAATCGACCAACTCGCAGGGCATCGCCACGTTTCGTGGGATTCCTAATTGGAAACCATACACATTCGTGTTTTGGCCCTCATCGAAAGATTTGACGCATACCCGCATCGAGTTCGATACGGAGAAGCAAGCGGGCGAAGTCTTGACCGTTCAGGTCGATCGACTGATCCCTGCCACCGGCCAGGTTCGTGACGAACAAGGCAATCCAATTGCCGGAGTAACCGTCGCGGCCATTGGATCGGGGACTTCCAACGTGAACAATCAGCGTCACCAAACGAAGACCGACAGCGATGGCAAGTTTGAATTGATGCTCGCCCCCGATCACCTTTATTCATTCGCGATCCGCAGCGAGAAGTGGGCAGCGCCCCTTTTAGAAGGGATCATCACGCTGCCCGAAAAGCCGATAGAAAACCTGACCATCGCCGTGCGTCCCGCCACACATCTATCGGGGCGATTAACCGTCGGCCCCGAAGCCACACCCATAGCCGACGAACAAATTCGTTTACGCCAAGAAGCCCGCAACTCGTCGGAGTTTCCCAGCGAGATTCGCCCCAACCCAGGCAATGGCCTGCATTTCAGCTCACCGTATCATTATCTTCACGCGACCACCGACCAAGATGGCAAGTACGAGTTTTTCGTCGGACCGGGCAAGTATTTCCTTATCGGTCCGTCGCCACTGGAGTGGCAAGAGCTGGAAGTCTTTGCCCAGCCCGAGGTGCATTTTGATCTCCATGCCCCACGTAAAGAGACCGGTCCCTTTTCCGGCAAAGTGGTGACCGGGGATCCGCCACGACCTGTCCCCAACGTCACGGTCCACGGCATTTATCGGGCCTCACTCAGTGTTGGCGACTTAAAACTCGAAGCGGACGAGAATGGTAAATTTGCCGGAACCCGCCAACTGCGCCGAACCGTGCTTTTCGCCGAATCGGAAGATGGCCAGTTGGCCGGAATGCTCGAGATAGGCCCCGAAGTGGATGAAGTAGTGATTCCTCTCAAGCCGGTAGGATCGGCGGAAGGTCGCCTGATTGATCATGTCACCCGCATCCCTCTGGCTAATCGCGAGATTGTGTGGGGACGCAAGGTTCCTGTCGGCGACGACAATGCCCCTTGGCGAACGGCTTGGGGCGGCAAGACGACGACCAACGAGAACGGCGAATTCAAAATCACGGGACTCGTCCTCGGCGAAACTTATGTGATCAACATGACGCTCAGTGAAAGCAGTTGGCGAGGTATTCATGAAGTCCGGCGGACGACGCCCAAGCCAGCCAATCTCGGTGACCTTCCCGATCGAGTGCCGCGCGAAAATCGTTAA
- a CDS encoding PSD1 and planctomycete cytochrome C domain-containing protein yields MASATFVGTGLAQDESQSTVKFNRDVKPILAKKCFSCHGPADQEGSLRLDEREVATGEADSGEIAIVPGSPEESELIRRITSHDEFEKMPPEGDAVSAEDVEVLKTWIREGAKYQGHWAFEPLTHPTPPKVKHEGWVKNDIDNFILARLEDAGLEPNPQASKRTLIRRAYYNLTGLPPTKEDIEAFEADESPDAYSKLIDKLLASDHYGEKWGRHWLDLVRFAETNSYERDGVKPNAWKYRDYVIRAFNENKPYDQFVIEQLAGDEIESPTPETIIATGYYRLGLWDDEPADPLLHVYDQYDDLVATTGKAFLGITVNCARCHDHKIDPISQANYYEFLSFFRGMKPYGTRGDVSYSQKEISSPEVISAHENYQKELQAVEGRLNEIVASAIGKLPAEERKAIRKERNRDRRREMVDSKIAELVPNDASEYDALKRELAGIKDREKYLPAREFAMAINKSDKVPPETTIMMRGNPHVPGDVVEPGFPKFFNAPRPTIPTPSEEQETSGRRLVLAKWIASEENLMTARVMVNRLWQFQFGRGIVRSSSNFGQLGTPPTHPELLDWLANEFVASGWDIKHMQKLMMTSATYQMSSGGQEKGLAQDPGNDLMWRFNTRRLTAEEVRDSILAVNGRLNEKMFGHGFYPKISDEVMAGQSKPGDGWGNSSYEEQARRAIYIHVKRSLLTPILSSFDFPETDAACEERFVTTQPAQALGMINGAFANQQAEELAKRVRETGATAMEDQVREAVQFALAREAQESDVKIAMSLINDLKKDHGLDDNRAFDLYCLMLINLNEFFFLD; encoded by the coding sequence ATGGCTTCAGCGACGTTTGTGGGGACTGGTCTGGCTCAGGACGAGTCGCAATCGACGGTTAAGTTCAACCGGGACGTTAAGCCGATCCTGGCGAAGAAGTGCTTTTCTTGTCACGGCCCAGCCGACCAGGAGGGTAGTCTGCGACTCGACGAGCGCGAGGTCGCGACGGGGGAAGCGGATTCGGGCGAAATTGCGATTGTTCCCGGCAGCCCGGAGGAAAGCGAACTCATTCGGCGAATTACCTCGCATGACGAATTCGAGAAGATGCCCCCCGAAGGGGATGCTGTTAGCGCAGAAGACGTGGAAGTTCTTAAAACTTGGATCCGTGAAGGGGCCAAGTACCAAGGTCACTGGGCATTCGAGCCGCTGACCCACCCAACCCCGCCGAAAGTGAAGCATGAAGGTTGGGTAAAGAATGACATCGACAACTTCATTCTGGCACGCCTGGAAGATGCCGGGCTTGAACCCAATCCACAGGCCTCGAAGCGAACGCTCATTCGTCGGGCCTACTACAACCTGACCGGTCTGCCGCCAACGAAGGAAGACATTGAAGCCTTCGAGGCGGATGAATCGCCTGACGCATACAGTAAGTTGATCGACAAGCTGCTGGCTTCGGATCATTACGGCGAAAAGTGGGGCCGGCACTGGCTCGACTTGGTTCGTTTCGCGGAGACGAATAGCTACGAGCGCGATGGCGTGAAGCCGAACGCTTGGAAGTATCGCGATTACGTCATCCGGGCGTTCAACGAAAATAAGCCGTACGATCAATTCGTCATCGAGCAGCTCGCTGGCGACGAGATTGAGTCGCCGACACCGGAGACGATCATCGCGACTGGTTACTATCGACTCGGTCTGTGGGACGACGAACCGGCAGATCCGCTACTGCACGTTTACGATCAGTACGACGATCTGGTCGCCACCACCGGTAAGGCCTTCCTGGGTATCACGGTGAATTGCGCACGGTGCCACGATCATAAAATTGACCCAATCTCCCAGGCCAATTACTACGAGTTCCTTTCGTTCTTCCGCGGAATGAAGCCATACGGTACGCGAGGAGATGTTTCTTATAGCCAGAAAGAGATTTCCTCGCCCGAGGTGATTTCCGCTCACGAGAACTATCAGAAAGAACTGCAAGCCGTGGAAGGACGTCTCAACGAGATCGTCGCCTCGGCGATTGGTAAGCTGCCAGCCGAAGAACGTAAGGCTATTCGTAAGGAACGCAACCGAGATCGTCGTCGCGAAATGGTCGATTCCAAAATTGCGGAACTCGTGCCAAACGATGCTTCGGAATACGACGCCCTTAAGCGGGAGCTGGCCGGAATCAAGGACCGCGAGAAGTACCTGCCCGCTCGTGAGTTCGCCATGGCGATCAACAAGAGCGACAAAGTTCCTCCAGAAACCACCATCATGATGCGTGGTAACCCGCACGTCCCGGGCGACGTCGTTGAACCGGGCTTCCCGAAGTTCTTCAACGCTCCTCGACCAACGATCCCGACTCCGTCGGAAGAGCAAGAAACCTCGGGTCGCCGCCTGGTGCTGGCTAAGTGGATTGCTTCAGAAGAAAACTTGATGACGGCTCGCGTCATGGTGAATCGCCTCTGGCAGTTCCAGTTCGGTCGCGGGATCGTCCGTTCTTCGAGCAACTTCGGCCAACTCGGAACGCCACCGACCCATCCCGAACTGCTGGACTGGTTGGCAAATGAGTTTGTCGCGAGCGGTTGGGACATCAAGCACATGCAAAAGCTGATGATGACTTCGGCGACCTATCAGATGTCGTCGGGCGGTCAGGAGAAGGGGCTCGCCCAAGATCCTGGAAACGATCTGATGTGGCGTTTCAACACGCGTCGTCTAACGGCGGAAGAAGTTCGCGACTCGATCTTGGCCGTCAACGGTCGTCTGAACGAAAAAATGTTCGGTCACGGTTTCTATCCGAAAATCTCGGACGAAGTCATGGCGGGTCAGTCGAAGCCGGGCGACGGTTGGGGCAATTCGTCCTACGAAGAACAGGCCCGTCGAGCAATTTACATCCACGTGAAGCGATCGCTGCTGACGCCGATTTTGTCGAGCTTCGACTTCCCTGAGACGGACGCCGCGTGCGAAGAACGTTTCGTCACAACGCAGCCCGCCCAAGCGTTGGGCATGATCAATGGGGCCTTCGCTAACCAGCAAGCGGAAGAGCTTGCCAAGCGGGTCCGCGAGACCGGTGCCACTGCAATGGAAGATCAAGTTCGCGAAGCGGTTCAATTCGCTTTGGCTCGTGAAGCACAGGAAAGCGACGTCAAGATAGCGATGTCGCTGATCAACGACCTCAAGAAAGACCACGGATTGGATGACAATCGGGCATTCGATTTGTACTGCCTGATGCTGATCAACTTGAATGAATTTTTCTTCCTGGACTAG
- a CDS encoding VanZ family protein: MKEAAEQASSQDHGSSRLGRWWWLAIAVIWAASIFVTSCYVIRPHEFFALVEDWGLIDTAKMAEFRIFWGIWWFTIVKGWHFTEFALLTLFLAWGTKACFPKSGQWSILVAMLLGFMYAAGDEWHQTFIPDRHGNVTDVLIDSLGVLTTTVILIVRSRRRSAEEGAASSISLPNQVR, translated from the coding sequence ATGAAAGAAGCAGCAGAGCAGGCATCTAGCCAAGACCATGGTTCAAGTCGATTGGGCCGGTGGTGGTGGCTGGCGATTGCCGTGATCTGGGCCGCTTCGATCTTTGTGACCTCGTGCTACGTGATTCGGCCGCACGAGTTCTTCGCCCTGGTCGAGGATTGGGGGCTGATCGATACAGCGAAGATGGCAGAGTTTCGCATCTTTTGGGGAATCTGGTGGTTCACAATCGTCAAAGGCTGGCACTTCACCGAATTTGCCTTGCTAACGTTGTTCCTGGCTTGGGGAACCAAGGCATGTTTCCCCAAGTCGGGGCAGTGGAGCATTTTGGTGGCGATGCTACTTGGCTTCATGTATGCTGCAGGCGACGAGTGGCATCAGACGTTCATACCAGATCGTCATGGTAACGTCACTGACGTGTTGATCGATTCGCTGGGCGTGCTGACGACGACCGTGATTCTGATTGTGAGATCACGAAGGAGATCTGCCGAGGAGGGAGCAGCGTCTTCGATCTCCCTGCCCAACCAGGTTAGATGA
- a CDS encoding DUF1501 domain-containing protein, translated as MSDSNQPKPTYCGRTRREFLWDAGAKFPGVALTYMMAQDGFLANQAVAADGVSNFDNPLAARQPMFEGKAKNVIFLFMYGGPSHVDTFDYKPKLYGLDGKTVPVKTKGRGGEKNEGRVVGPKWNFKQYGQSGQWVSDLFPHLATCVDDIAFLKSCQADSPIHGSAMLMMNSGRILSGYPTMGSWVTYGLGTVNQNLPGYVVMLDPTGGPISGAKNWTCGFMPANYQGTIFRSKGAPIIDLATPDGMTRAAQRRLLDAMKDANQEHFAARQDNTELSARIHSYELAYRMQQHAPEAVDLATETEETKSLYGIDNPETEEFGRRCLLARRLVERGVRFVQLYSGGHHNDANWDAHGDLEKNHNYHAGRTDKPIAGLIQDLKRKGMLDDTLIVWGGEFGRQPTAEYEKGTGRDHNSYGFTMWMAGGGIKGGVSYGATDELGAEAVENPLHVSRLHATMLNQLGLDPNALSYFYSGLDQKLVGVEHVEPIHEIIA; from the coding sequence ATGTCCGACTCCAATCAGCCCAAGCCAACGTACTGTGGCCGCACGCGACGTGAATTCCTGTGGGATGCCGGCGCGAAGTTCCCCGGTGTTGCGTTGACCTACATGATGGCTCAGGACGGCTTCTTGGCGAATCAAGCAGTCGCCGCCGACGGCGTCAGCAACTTCGACAATCCATTGGCTGCCCGTCAGCCGATGTTTGAAGGCAAAGCCAAGAACGTAATCTTCCTGTTCATGTACGGCGGTCCAAGCCATGTCGACACATTCGACTACAAGCCAAAACTGTACGGCTTGGATGGCAAGACGGTGCCCGTGAAGACCAAGGGACGTGGCGGTGAGAAGAACGAAGGTCGCGTCGTGGGTCCGAAGTGGAACTTCAAGCAGTACGGCCAGTCGGGCCAATGGGTCTCGGATCTGTTCCCGCATTTGGCAACTTGCGTGGATGACATCGCCTTCTTGAAGTCGTGTCAGGCCGACTCTCCGATTCATGGTTCGGCCATGTTGATGATGAACTCGGGGCGTATTCTCAGCGGCTACCCAACCATGGGCTCGTGGGTCACCTACGGCTTAGGAACGGTCAACCAGAATCTGCCAGGTTACGTGGTGATGCTCGATCCGACCGGTGGTCCGATCAGTGGTGCGAAAAACTGGACGTGCGGTTTCATGCCGGCCAACTACCAGGGAACGATCTTTCGCAGCAAGGGAGCTCCGATCATCGACCTGGCCACGCCAGACGGTATGACGCGTGCCGCACAGCGCCGGTTGTTGGATGCGATGAAGGATGCCAACCAAGAGCATTTCGCTGCCCGGCAGGACAACACGGAACTTTCGGCGCGGATCCACAGCTACGAGTTAGCCTACCGCATGCAGCAGCACGCACCGGAAGCGGTCGACCTGGCGACTGAAACGGAAGAAACCAAATCGCTGTACGGTATCGATAATCCAGAAACCGAAGAGTTCGGCCGTCGCTGCTTGCTGGCTCGTCGCTTGGTCGAACGGGGCGTTCGTTTCGTCCAGCTTTACTCCGGTGGTCACCACAACGATGCCAACTGGGATGCGCACGGCGACTTGGAAAAGAACCACAACTATCACGCTGGTCGTACCGACAAGCCAATCGCCGGTCTGATCCAGGACCTGAAGCGAAAAGGGATGCTGGATGACACGCTGATCGTCTGGGGTGGCGAGTTCGGCCGTCAGCCAACCGCTGAGTACGAAAAGGGTACCGGTCGCGACCACAACTCGTACGGTTTCACCATGTGGATGGCCGGCGGTGGTATCAAGGGTGGTGTGTCGTACGGTGCGACTGATGAACTGGGGGCCGAAGCGGTTGAAAACCCACTACACGTGAGTCGCTTGCACGCCACGATGCTGAATCAGCTCGGCCTTGATCCGAATGCACTGAGCTACTTCTACAGTGGTCTTGATCAGAAACTGGTCGGTGTCGAACACGTCGAACCGATCCACGAGATCATCGCGTAA
- a CDS encoding carboxypeptidase-like regulatory domain-containing protein: MYRILALALLVVLSGVTVGRSQQPEIGFQNRPVKGLVVDQQNQPVADVAVRCLARGEFFETKTDANGRFELTFDAMGFHDKAILAEDAQGKRMGIAIKDFFVATFPGKHLTITLEPTTEMPVVVLDAKGDPVGAADVCALFGRWPDANSQPIMSTKTNFDGKATLRWPKNEPPRMLYAFKPNVGFEYRTVFSDFDKTEVADWLNKAPITLKFAESQTLQLQFVDSDANPIEGIEVKPWLIVKPDERYPFGFKPAPTLFQATSDAEGFAVFFGFPKWKTDKITFYSKGTGFYTPPIQFVPQDHPNGLMRVELERLVKVSGRASYPSGAAGSNLSIQASGVGYGYDSVSMTATTNERGEFELNLPPNRHYALAAAGENWVSPLVDGIIVQPDTPISDLLIEACPTTRVYGRVMNESDNKPVANRSISLKRVGRGLDELPADALPNPDRLESDAAPFTQYQTSTNEGGYYEFLVGPGSYEISIWPDLAKKSFQVETSKDLEIDLKSPQQQ, encoded by the coding sequence GTGTACCGGATTCTTGCCCTTGCTTTGCTCGTTGTTCTTTCCGGCGTCACGGTCGGTCGTTCTCAGCAGCCAGAAATTGGCTTTCAAAACCGTCCAGTTAAGGGACTCGTCGTTGACCAGCAGAATCAGCCAGTGGCGGATGTTGCTGTGCGATGTTTAGCGAGAGGTGAATTCTTTGAGACGAAAACCGATGCCAACGGGCGGTTCGAGCTTACCTTCGATGCAATGGGCTTCCATGACAAAGCCATCCTTGCGGAAGACGCACAAGGGAAGCGTATGGGAATTGCTATCAAAGATTTCTTTGTCGCGACGTTTCCTGGTAAGCATCTGACCATCACACTCGAACCAACCACGGAGATGCCGGTTGTCGTCCTGGATGCCAAAGGAGATCCGGTTGGTGCCGCCGATGTTTGTGCCTTGTTTGGTCGGTGGCCGGATGCGAATTCGCAGCCGATCATGTCGACGAAAACCAACTTCGATGGGAAAGCAACATTGCGTTGGCCGAAAAACGAACCGCCGCGAATGCTCTATGCCTTTAAACCGAATGTCGGTTTTGAATACCGCACGGTCTTTTCCGACTTCGATAAGACCGAAGTCGCTGACTGGCTCAATAAGGCCCCTATCACCTTGAAGTTTGCCGAATCACAGACGCTCCAATTGCAGTTCGTCGACAGCGATGCCAACCCGATCGAAGGGATTGAAGTCAAACCTTGGCTAATCGTCAAACCGGACGAACGTTATCCGTTCGGTTTCAAACCGGCACCAACCCTCTTTCAAGCGACGAGCGACGCGGAAGGTTTTGCTGTCTTCTTTGGCTTCCCAAAATGGAAAACCGATAAGATCACCTTTTACTCCAAAGGGACCGGTTTTTATACTCCGCCGATTCAATTCGTTCCGCAGGATCATCCCAACGGCCTTATGCGGGTGGAACTCGAGCGACTCGTCAAAGTATCCGGTCGAGCATCCTACCCGAGCGGCGCAGCAGGCTCGAACCTGTCCATTCAAGCATCGGGCGTGGGTTACGGCTATGACAGCGTATCGATGACGGCAACCACCAACGAACGTGGAGAATTCGAGCTAAACCTGCCACCCAATCGTCACTATGCTCTCGCCGCCGCAGGAGAGAACTGGGTATCGCCGCTCGTCGACGGCATCATCGTTCAGCCCGATACTCCCATCTCCGATTTACTTATCGAGGCCTGTCCGACGACACGCGTCTATGGCCGCGTGATGAATGAATCTGACAACAAGCCGGTCGCAAACCGAAGTATCAGCTTGAAACGAGTTGGGCGTGGCCTTGATGAACTGCCAGCCGACGCACTACCCAATCCCGATCGGCTCGAATCGGATGCGGCGCCGTTCACTCAGTACCAAACATCGACCAACGAAGGAGGCTATTACGAGTTTCTTGTCGGCCCTGGCTCGTACGAGATTTCCATCTGGCCCGATCTCGCCAAGAAATCGTTTCAAGTCGAGACATCAAAGGATTTGGAAATCGATCTGAAAAGCCCCCAACAGCAATAG
- a CDS encoding XylR family transcriptional regulator, with amino-acid sequence MQRRRVMLIVETSLVYGREVLRGINRYVVANEPWSMFVDLRELAYRPPAWLENWDGDGIITRSTTPSLAEQLKAWNIPTVDLTDIYGDQGLPHIGTDHEAVGRMGAAHLLERGFRYFAFCGFSGHNWSTRRYQGFKEAIEKSGSQVELLEGPWDSSSALTWEQQQAQLCDWLRELPRPIGIMACNDMRGQHVLDACRRINQAVPEEVAVVGVDNDELVCELCDPPLSSVMPNPQRIGFEAAALLDRLMKGEQPTQMSKLVEPLGIVTRQSTDVLAIEDPLVASAVKYIRQHACDGISVVDVLQHVPVSRSILERRFRKFIGRSPQSEIRNVQLKRVKQLLRETDLPLERIAGLSGYDHPEYMSVVFKRELGQTPGQYRTQNVKGASRRFR; translated from the coding sequence ATGCAACGCCGTCGAGTCATGCTCATCGTTGAGACTTCGCTTGTTTACGGGCGCGAAGTTCTTCGTGGAATCAATCGTTACGTGGTTGCGAACGAGCCCTGGTCGATGTTTGTCGATCTCCGTGAGCTGGCATATCGCCCCCCAGCATGGCTAGAAAACTGGGACGGGGACGGTATCATCACGCGTAGTACGACCCCCAGCTTGGCGGAACAGCTAAAGGCCTGGAACATTCCCACCGTCGACTTGACCGATATCTACGGTGACCAAGGTCTTCCGCACATTGGTACCGATCACGAAGCGGTGGGACGCATGGGGGCGGCACACCTTTTAGAACGTGGATTCCGCTATTTCGCTTTCTGCGGTTTCAGCGGCCACAACTGGTCAACCCGTAGATATCAGGGCTTCAAAGAAGCAATCGAGAAATCTGGAAGCCAGGTCGAATTGCTGGAAGGACCTTGGGATTCGTCTTCGGCCCTGACGTGGGAGCAACAGCAAGCTCAGCTGTGTGATTGGCTCCGCGAACTGCCGCGCCCCATCGGGATTATGGCCTGCAATGATATGCGCGGCCAGCACGTACTCGACGCATGCCGTCGTATCAATCAAGCCGTGCCGGAAGAAGTCGCCGTGGTGGGTGTCGACAACGACGAACTGGTCTGTGAATTGTGCGATCCGCCTCTTTCCAGCGTAATGCCCAATCCGCAGCGAATCGGCTTTGAAGCAGCCGCCCTGCTCGATCGCCTGATGAAAGGGGAACAACCGACGCAGATGAGCAAGCTGGTTGAACCGCTTGGCATCGTCACCCGTCAATCGACCGACGTCCTGGCGATTGAAGATCCGCTGGTCGCCTCCGCGGTGAAGTACATTCGCCAACATGCATGCGACGGGATCTCTGTGGTCGACGTGCTGCAACACGTGCCGGTCTCGCGGAGCATCCTCGAACGCCGCTTCCGTAAGTTTATCGGCCGCAGTCCACAATCCGAAATCCGCAACGTGCAGCTCAAACGCGTGAAGCAACTCCTCCGCGAAACCGATCTCCCCTTAGAACGCATCGCCGGCCTCTCAGGCTACGATCACCCGGAATATATGAGCGTGGTCTTCAAACGAGAACTCGGCCAGACCCCTGGCCAGTACCGCACACAAAACGTGAAGGGCGCGTCACGCCGCTTCCGATAG